Genomic segment of Paenibacillaceae bacterium GAS479:
TTTGCCTTGTGAAACCCATGTTGCCGTTCCGCCAGTGGAAGAAATCGTACCGTTCAGGTTGTTGCCCGAAGAATCGGCTGCTATAGAACCGGAAGTTTCATTCAGCTTGTAATGAGCCGTACTGCCATCGGAGGGAAGAACGATAGAACCCGTTAATTTAATCGCGGTTAAGGTGTGCGCAGGGAAGGTATAGGTGAACGAACTTCCTGATACAGGAATCGTGGACACTTGATTCACGACTACTGGCGCCTGACCGGATGAATTCAATTGGTCCAGTGCCAGTCCTTCTCCAAGCTTCCATACCGCAGCGGTTGCTCCAGGCGTATAGTTTGCAATGTTAAGGCTTGTTGCGTAGTCATTCGTTGGATCTTCATTCATGACAAGTACGTACAAATCTCCATTGGCATCCTTTGTTGCAACGGCATTAAGCGAATTGACGGGATTCGCGTTAGTGCCTGGCGGGGTGTAGGTAGGCATATTTTGAATGGAAGGAGCATTTAGCGCCGTTGACCCCGTCATATTGACTAGCATCTTAAACATATGCGCCGTTGCACTCTGTGAAAAGTTATAGGAGCTGCCCGGTATATTATTACTATTAAAGATAGCAGCAGGCCCATTTCCCAGTGTGTCATTGGTTGCCCAATCATCAATCATACTATGTTTAGCTGCTACTGGAACGCCATTTTGAATAAAGTTGAACTGGTACTTGGCTGTAATAAGAGCGCTGCCTAACCCGAGCTGATAATTTTTAGATTCATTCGTATGAGAATCCTGGCCAAGCCCGTATTCGGAAGGATAGACGATCCCGCCGGATAACGGTTCATTTTTTAAAATTCTCTGCAAATTGTTAACTTCATAAAGGGCGGCACCGACCTGGCTCATCGTGGCTTTGTAATAATCGATCAAGCTAAGAGTCCTGTTTTGATTCACCGTATAGGGATGGATCGACATGCCGTCGTAAGCGACGTTAGCGGCAGCAAGCGCAGCTATTGTTTTGCCGTCATGCAGGTTGCTGAGCACTTTAATGGAAGGATCGACGCTTTTCATAGCCGTAATATAATCTTTGTATCCAAAATGGTAGGAACTGTACGAAACCGTTATTGCCGCGCCCGCCGGCGGGATTTTTCCATTCACGCCATTTCCGAATTTAATCAGGCCGCTGTTGTTATCCAATTGGTAGACGGGATCATTCGGGCCGTAGCCTGCAAAAGTAGCCACTTTTGTCCACGCCGTATTGTCCACGTAAACCGCGTCGGTTCCCGCCGTTACAGGTCCATAAGCTACATAAACCTGTTGTCCGTTAACTCCTGTGCTGGAATATTTATTGTTTAAAGAACTCCAATCCCCCTTGAGCACAACAGGCTGTTTCGTGAAGGAAACCGTGCCTCCATTCACATAATAGTTTTGATAATCTTGGCCTGCAGGGATTCCATTGAGCCAATACTTTTGATAGCCAAGGTATGTCTCGTTCCCGATTTCAAAATAGTTGATGTTATACGGTGCTGGGTGACCGTTGCTGATCCGCAACTGCACATAAGGATTGCTGGTATTCGTGCCGTTCAAATACTGCACCAGATTAGCCGCATCTGTCGGATTGCCGTTCCCCATGTTGTACATATACGTCATTTCAGTGCCGGTATCCTCGGAGAATTTAAGCGCAGCATCCAGATCGAAATCGGAAATCTCCGGTGCGAACGTTTTGCCGTGAATTTGGGGAAGTCCGCTGTCTGGATTGCTATTGTTCCCGTTGCCTACACCACGCTGCCACTGAAATAAGTTTGCAATTGTACCGCCAGGGTATCGCATTGTCTTAAGACCGATATCGTTATAACTGTTTTCAAAGTCAGGATATACTTGCTGGTTCACCGAATCATACATGCCAATACCATTTTTGTAGTACCGATGATTACCGCCAAACAGCAAAGGAGAGACGCTTGTTGCATTAGTATTTGCATTAAATGAAATAACCGGATTCGCCGTTGCACTGACAGTTGTTAGAGGTACTATTGTACTTGCGAGAGTAAGTGCACTTAGTAATACCATAAAGCGCTTCTTCAACTTCATTACATTCCACCTCATTTTAAAGTAGTTTTTATACAAAATAGTAAAACTGCGTTCTGTCCCCCCCTTGTGAAGCAAGATCAACTATAATTATAATGAAAACGATTTCATTTTTTGGTCAAATGTTCTGTTTTTTTTGTTAAAATATCGGCAATCCGGGGGAGGCAGGACGCAGCTATTCAAGCAGCCCGTTTAATCTTTCTCAGCTTTGGTTAATGTACAATTGACACCTTGCAGTTGTTGCTGTTAATTTGGCCATGCTTGCGGTCTCACTGGACTTTGCC
This window contains:
- a CDS encoding alpha-N-arabinofuranosidase, whose translation is MKLKKRFMVLLSALTLASTIVPLTTVSATANPVISFNANTNATSVSPLLFGGNHRYYKNGIGMYDSVNQQVYPDFENSYNDIGLKTMRYPGGTIANLFQWQRGVGNGNNSNPDSGLPQIHGKTFAPEISDFDLDAALKFSEDTGTEMTYMYNMGNGNPTDAANLVQYLNGTNTSNPYVQLRISNGHPAPYNINYFEIGNETYLGYQKYWLNGIPAGQDYQNYYVNGGTVSFTKQPVVLKGDWSSLNNKYSSTGVNGQQVYVAYGPVTAGTDAVYVDNTAWTKVATFAGYGPNDPVYQLDNNSGLIKFGNGVNGKIPPAGAAITVSYSSYHFGYKDYITAMKSVDPSIKVLSNLHDGKTIAALAAANVAYDGMSIHPYTVNQNRTLSLIDYYKATMSQVGAALYEVNNLQRILKNEPLSGGIVYPSEYGLGQDSHTNESKNYQLGLGSALITAKYQFNFIQNGVPVAAKHSMIDDWATNDTLGNGPAAIFNSNNIPGSSYNFSQSATAHMFKMLVNMTGSTALNAPSIQNMPTYTPPGTNANPVNSLNAVATKDANGDLYVLVMNEDPTNDYATSLNIANYTPGATAAVWKLGEGLALDQLNSSGQAPVVVNQVSTIPVSGSSFTYTFPAHTLTAIKLTGSIVLPSDGSTAHYKLNETSGSIAADSSGNNLNGTISSTGGTATWVSQGKKGGALDLAPVGTSTFGDYFIRIPNFFDPAATDFTMAAWVKLDQASNAGSNQTIFAQEGNSGRSILYRDVNSGQLRSYLGGVTSVSTGTIPTGTWTHVALVKSGSNLQFYINGVLDSTRTATTQSSTGDFRIGAHKSPSATSANWNGAIDEAHLSKKALTATEINNLYNVTP